Proteins co-encoded in one Armatimonadota bacterium genomic window:
- a CDS encoding enoyl-CoA hydratase-related protein: MAVEYSREGALGVITLNRPPANSYEITFMEALGRAIEAAAADPACRAVIVRSALEKFFCAGADIKAFSESTPEQNMEMCRLAHRTLGRIAAIPKVFIAQIAGHALGGGLEIALACDLRFGAEGAYQLGVPEVTLGLLPGNGGTQRLPRLIGWSRALDLMVTGRRVGPAEAHALGILDRLVPADRLEAETRAYAQALAEGSASAIGAIKLAVHQGRERALDDGLRIERELLDGLFRSADGQEGVRAFVEKRKPQFARAP, translated from the coding sequence ATGGCCGTCGAGTACAGCCGCGAGGGTGCCCTGGGCGTCATCACGCTCAACCGTCCGCCCGCCAACTCGTACGAGATCACGTTCATGGAGGCGCTGGGCCGCGCCATCGAGGCCGCGGCCGCCGATCCCGCCTGCCGGGCGGTGATCGTGCGCAGCGCCCTGGAGAAGTTCTTCTGCGCCGGCGCCGACATCAAGGCGTTCAGCGAGAGCACGCCCGAGCAGAACATGGAGATGTGCCGGCTGGCCCACCGCACTCTGGGCCGCATCGCCGCCATCCCCAAGGTCTTCATCGCGCAGATCGCCGGGCATGCGCTGGGTGGCGGCCTGGAGATCGCGCTGGCGTGCGACCTGCGCTTTGGCGCCGAGGGCGCCTACCAGCTCGGCGTGCCCGAGGTGACGCTGGGCCTGCTGCCCGGCAACGGCGGCACGCAGCGCCTGCCCCGGCTGATCGGTTGGAGCCGGGCGCTCGACCTGATGGTCACCGGCAGGCGGGTGGGGCCCGCCGAGGCGCACGCGCTGGGGATCCTCGACCGGCTGGTGCCCGCCGACCGCCTCGAGGCCGAGACCCGCGCCTACGCCCAGGCCCTGGCCGAGGGCTCGGCGTCGGCGATCGGAGCCATCAAGCTGGCGGTGCACCAGGGCCGCGAGCGTGCCCTCGACGACGGCCTGCGCATCGAGCGCGAGCTCCTCGACGGCCTGTTCCGCAGCGCCGACGGCCAGGAGGGCGTGCGCGCGTTCGTCGAGAAGCGCAAGCCGCAGTTCGCCCGCGCGCCGTGA